CTTCAGATGCTAGTAGTTCATGGTAACTTTCACAATCAGGATCGGATGGATCACCAAGCAAACTGGCAATATCATTGTCTATAGTATTCAGATCGTCCATAGTAATTAAATCGGACAAATCGTCGTCAACGATCGCTACTTTTAAAATTTTTGATTCAGTAAATGACTTTTGAATATCCATAATCATTCCTTTGGAAGCTCCAAGACAAAACCTCTATATCGGCCATCCTCATCAGCAGAGTCCAACAAAAGCCTCGCATCATGATAGGTAGCCACTTCAGCTGCAATGAAAAGACCCAAACCCTGCCCTTTAGGTCGCATTGTAAATCCTGCAGTGAAAATTCTGTCTTTATCTGCAGGAGAAATACCTGGCCCATTATCACGCAAAGTTAATGTCCTAGATTCTGCATCTAGTTCTAAAGTAATACGACGATCACTTCTCCCCCCCTGCTGAACCCAATAAACCGAGTTTGTAATTAAATTCTCAATTGCAAGGCTAACAAAACCACGTACCATATTTACTTCGACAGGTTGAGTATCATCAGCTCCAGAGATTTTGAATTCTGGAATTATATTATGCCGTTCAAAGCGAGCTCCATACCCTTCTAATATAGTATTCAGCAATGCTGACAAATTAAATATTTCTTTGCGATGCCTTCCAGAAGGTGTTAAAGGATCTAACTGTCGAAGTCGCGTATTGATCGCTTTAATTTCCGAATCTAGCTTCGTTAATAAAGCTTTAGTACCAGGAGACTCATCTTTAGATAACTTTTGTAACAGCTGTCGAGTGTGGCCTGTTGTCCTAGTGAGCTCATGTAGTACACCAGACATTACGGTTCCAACACCAGCAAGTTCAAGAATATCCTCACGTCTCTCTGTTGCTAGTTTGCTAGCCTCTTCAAAACGAGTTACTTCATTTTTTATAAAGTGTAAATTATTTGCGATTGATTGTACTGATTCTTGAACATCTGCGGGAACCTTAGACCTTATAGATGTGAGTCCTTGCTCAGCTTGCAGTATCCGAGCGCGTATAGTTGCAGGAGCGCTTTCAACTATATCATTTAGACGTGCTTTCTTCTCTTCTTGCCCTTCATGACCGATGTAGCGACGAAGTTCATCAATAGCAAATTTCGACAGCATATCTCTTACAAGATTGGATTCTGGTGATTCAATCAATCCTTCTCTATTAGATCTATCAACCAAACCGGGATTTTCTTTTCTTGAAATCTCTAACGCACCGACAGTCTGAATACGGTTTACAGCAAAACCTCCTCTCTTAAGAGCAGAACTATCTAGTCCCAGCCAGTCTTCGCCGGTTGATTGTCCAGAAAATCCAATGCGAAAACCATCTCGATATATTGCTATTCCTCCACACCATAAATCTAATTCGGCCTTCGCTGCTTTCCAGTTACCATGCAAAGTAGCTTGCTGGCGTAACCGTTCTCTATTAAACCATCTAATAGTAGCTCTTACGGGGCCAATTTTCTTAAGTGCTTCAAAATTAACATTTAAAACATGTGTTACTTCTTCTATTGTTCTATTAGTATTTTCAGGTTCATTTCCACGTTGGTAGTCAGTCAAACTCGTACGGAGAATAACTTCAGGTGTATCACCAATCCCGTTTGGGTCAAACCAGAGCTCCATATCAGCCTGAACTAAATCTGTTAACACTTTCTTCATACCTTCGATAGGTATTCGAGTTCCTCCATTAATATGAACATCTATTGGAAAGCCTACAGTTCTATTCTTTTTATTTTTTTTTGTGTTATCGGAGCTACCTTCATCCAATGACATCACAAATGGGTTTTGTAACCTTCTAAAAAAATCACCCACGAGCTTTTCGCGAACTTTTTCTTCAGTCCAAGAGCTTTTAAGTGCTGTTATCTTTATTACAGTCCCTGAAGGTGTTGGCCTTGGACAAGTGGTCGGTTTTATTTCAAATTCAATATCGGTGATTATTTTTTCAGGATCGTCAAACATTCGCCAGTCGAATTCAATTTCATGGGCACTACCTTGTTCAACCCAAGATGTAACGTTGGCAATATCCCCAAGTCTCATCATTGCTAAACGTCCAATACCTTTATTGCCTAGGATTTTTCTATTTAAGTCTTTTGTACTTTCAGAGTTTACTTTAGAGGGAGTGCCTATTGCCAAAAATACCGTTTCAAGTGTCGCTAAATCCATTCCACAACCAGAATCTTCGATTGTTATATAGTTTATCGACTCGACTATTTTTTTTGCTTCATCCTTGCTAGAATCTGAAGTTAAGTTTAGCAACAACTCTTCTACTTGGGCTGCAATAGAAGGTTCAGAAACACTTTCAATTAACATTTTCTTTATATGAAAAATATCATCTTGAAGAGCTTCCTCTTT
The sequence above is drawn from the Citrobacter amalonaticus genome and encodes:
- a CDS encoding sensor histidine kinase, producing MANFSVAARTLIHLGAELITSDEVAINELVKNAFDAESKRVRINVFIPISHSLIDDCLAILDNSKKEEALQDDIFHIKKMLIESVSEPSIAAQVEELLLNLTSDSSKDEAKKIVESINYITIEDSGCGMDLATLETVFLAIGTPSKVNSESTKDLNRKILGNKGIGRLAMMRLGDIANVTSWVEQGSAHEIEFDWRMFDDPEKIITDIEFEIKPTTCPRPTPSGTVIKITALKSSWTEEKVREKLVGDFFRRLQNPFVMSLDEGSSDNTKKNKKNRTVGFPIDVHINGGTRIPIEGMKKVLTDLVQADMELWFDPNGIGDTPEVILRTSLTDYQRGNEPENTNRTIEEVTHVLNVNFEALKKIGPVRATIRWFNRERLRQQATLHGNWKAAKAELDLWCGGIAIYRDGFRIGFSGQSTGEDWLGLDSSALKRGGFAVNRIQTVGALEISRKENPGLVDRSNREGLIESPESNLVRDMLSKFAIDELRRYIGHEGQEEKKARLNDIVESAPATIRARILQAEQGLTSIRSKVPADVQESVQSIANNLHFIKNEVTRFEEASKLATERREDILELAGVGTVMSGVLHELTRTTGHTRQLLQKLSKDESPGTKALLTKLDSEIKAINTRLRQLDPLTPSGRHRKEIFNLSALLNTILEGYGARFERHNIIPEFKISGADDTQPVEVNMVRGFVSLAIENLITNSVYWVQQGGRSDRRITLELDAESRTLTLRDNGPGISPADKDRIFTAGFTMRPKGQGLGLFIAAEVATYHDARLLLDSADEDGRYRGFVLELPKE